The Dreissena polymorpha isolate Duluth1 chromosome 4, UMN_Dpol_1.0, whole genome shotgun sequence region tgtttataatttgatTTGTATAGTACAAAACACGTAAAAGATACAAAACATTGCGTCATATatttattgatgtaatattttggCAGCTCATAACATTTGTTATCTGTCCGCTTTCTACTGGCCAATGTCATCACTTGAAAATAGTGAGGctcaaatattaattattatccaTACTCACTTTAAATACTGTAGCACAACGCAGTTTTAGATTATGCATACCCGTTGCATCAACCGAGTCCACGTTCCATGCGGGTCTTCTTTCCAATGGTGCACGGATTTATACTCACACTCCTAACGATAAATCTTGTCGGTATCCAGCGAACgcaagattggcttcgggcagctcatAAGAACTaagtcgtgcttccgacgctgcccgaagccaatctcgcgtttgctcgtaaatgttcggatattgtcgcgggaaattcacatgtactattttgtgacacaaaaaatgaaaacgaacattttgtatctcgttaaatctatgttaccataccacatctggcgttgaaattttgactATTGCGATAACGAACATTGATttgtttatgggttaactttattttacgaaatatttaacgaaatattcgttgattttgagtatttatgtggctttaagcAGCCGATAGAATGAAACGCTGTACATAAATTGAGAGTTTTAAGATCAAATAAATTTTTCATTCAGCGCTAGTTCGCAGAATGCAAGCATGTTAAAAGCATGGGCGTCCGCAGGAATGATCCTAGTGGGGGGAGGTCAAGGGTGGTTGCTCCCCCTTTGCCGCCGGAGGCGTAGAAAATGTTGAGAATAAGGCAAGATCATGGTGCATCATGAAGTATATCTGAATGGTTACGAGTTAGGATTTGGAATTGATAAATTGACTGCATTGGAGTGGGTTATACCTATTTTTCTCTCCTTTGATCATTGTGACTTTTCtcaaattgaatcaaaatatagTTTCTAACGTACGTAATACCATAAGAACTGTGAAAGCAATCATTAAGTATGTCAGTGAGAGCCATCAGAGAAGACTGCTAGTTCCAAACACACCATTGTAGAGCGAAACAAGGTGGACTGCAAAGTAAAAAAGCATACGAATCTTCGCTGACCATTTCATCGAATTAGCCGTCAGTTAGAATATTTAGCGCAAAACGAACAGACTACGAAAGGACGACAGACCGCACATCAGCTATGGACGGTAAGTGGAACGGCAACATTTGTGATAACGCTCCACATATTAGCCAAATATTTTTCCATTTTAGAGCCCATCACGCAAGCAGTTCAGACTGTTCAATAAGACATGATCGGTGTCAAAAAACACATCGATAATCTGACATCGATGTTCACCGATCATCTAGAAAATGCGTATTCGATTTTCGCGGAGGATATATTCGGTCCAGCATTAAAAATAGCCGAAGATATTGGTGTTACAATGACAATACCACGGCAATGTGGCCGTCAAGTACACCGAGCAAATGTTGGTGGAACCAGTGAAGAATACTATCGACGCACGATTTATATTCCGTGCATGGACTCACTGATCCAGACTATAGGAAACCGATTTTCAGAATCTAATATGCCTGCGTTCATGTTATACCAACTCTATCCGAACCACATCAAAAATTTCGATCTATCAGACTATAAAGATACAGTCCGAACCATCGACGAATTTTATCAAAtcgataattttgaacaagacAATTTCATTGTATAACATGAACAAGAAGGAATCCATCAAACGGAATGAGTAAGATTTTGTTTACTTGGTAAAAAAACGGATTTGTTTCCGGCCGAGCGTGAGGCGATGATCATAAGATAAAATGAGatagtttattaaagtctcatcatCATGTACcaagtaaacataaataaaatacctttaaaaaaCAGTACATAAATGCCAGTCTTAATTGAGTTATAAGAGACTTTGCATATTCTAAAATACAATTCAACGATAATAGCTAAaactttatgaacatatttcaTAATATTACTAACCCTGCCTGCCACCACTTGTACGGTGGAACGATCATTTAGCACGCTGAGACgagtcaagacatggctaagaTCCACCATGTCCGACGACAGGCTCTCAGGATTATGCATGACGAGCGTTCACAGGGATCGGATCAACACCGACaagaatatgtttattaaaaaaatcatcgaGAAATTCGGCAGAGACCCACGTTGCCTTCACATCCTATTCAGggactgaataaatgttaattgattgaCTTCTCCCCTCGATTTCGCACGaatgaatcatgtttaaaacaatgttttgagagTTAATACATGTGCAATAACCGCATCCATgacttgtttacatgtaaattgGAGTTGATGTTCGTATGAAACTAACTAGAGGTCATTCTGACCCAAATTGTTTAATTCAGGAATCATAATTGTACACGTATAGATTTTTCCATATTCAACTATCTTTTTCGCTCACCGattttccaggggggggggggggggtctgcaAACCCCATTTGCTCCTATGTGCGGACGCCCATGGTTAAAAGTGTCCGTACAATCAATATTTCTATGTATACTTGTCCAtaaatgcacatatttacatgtttttttttcgtgATAGCTCTTTAGAACGATATTTCCTTGAGGTATTGGATCACGTGTTTACCGATCCCATGTTTATAGCGCAATACTAGAACCTGTCATTAAGGGGAGACAACAAGACACACTACTATTGCGCAATCAAGGAGTGAGCTTTCTTGTTTTCAAATGGAAAGCACATTTGACTCTTTCTGTTCCTATCTCAATGTCATAAAACAGAACAGGAACTAGTTAATGCTTACGGTTGAGAGAAGGAGGAGGATTAAACTCTTAGACAAACATCAATACATTTATAAAGGGAGTCGTTGCATTTAGTTTGAGAACGAAATTTCCGTAGATCGTTTCTTACATACAGATATAGATCGTttttaaaagcgagttttatcATGGATGACGTGGACAAGGGAATGAGGAAGTCTTTTGCACTTTCCGCGGTAATGGCCGATATTGGCGTGACACAAGAAATAGCGGCTCTTAGAAGAGGTGTTAACTGGCTGTTAGAGAAACTGATTTCGATGTTTTTAAAGACATCCGGTGTtgattgtgaaatatatatttttggcaGTCAGACTGAAGGTTCAACAACAGTAGGGATGCTCTCTGACTTCGACTTTCTTTATTGTAGTGATTCAAAATGCGTTTGTTTAACCGTCGCTGAGTACCAGGCAAATAAAATGAATTTCCTGGTGATAAAAGACGACACTTCGTTACCACAATGCTGTAGTCTACAATTAATAATCGAAAGCAAAGATGGTCCTCCAATGCCAGTTCCTGCAACAAATGTTAGTCAAGACAAAACGCACCACTTCAAAGATATTGCATTTATTGTGAATCAGAAACATCAAGTGCTTCTTTCTAACACATTTGAGAGATTAAACATTGTGAATAAGGTAAGCCCATGGATGGTGAACATCTCTTACAGCGGTCCAGCCGTAGGTCTGTTTGGTCAAGATTTTGTGTACGCTATGCATTGCCCAAAATTGCCGGATGACTATGCGAGTTTTTTCCACCGACCAAGGCCAGGGCACTGGCCAAAACTAGAGACTATTGCGAGGGCAAAAGAGAACGGTGTCTTTTTGGTGCCACATGGACCTCCTAAAAGTGGTAATAATTGTGCATTTGACGAGTTAAGTAGTACAGGCACGATGCTTGTAAAATTGCATTCTGGGAGCATTGCAGGATTAACCCAATGGCGATTTACTACAAATAACATTGAAAGATGTCTCATGTTTGATTTGAACGAAGTACAGATGCAAGCATATGTAGTGACGAAAATTATTCGGAAAGAGCTTTTTGTTCCATCGGTAGGGGATCGACTGAGCACATTTCATTTTAAAACGGCTTTATTCTTCACAGTTGAACAGGTCCCTCCACAGTTGTGGATAGGTTATAAGGATATCGAACAATGTGTAATATACTGTCTCACAACACTGAAGCGTTTCTTGCAGAAACGTTACTGTCCGCACTATACAATTGCAGGAGTCAACCTGTTTGAAGACAAAATTCGAACGCACGAATACAACAGCTTGATTAAGAGAATTGACGGATTGATAGAAACGCAACTGGAATGTATGAATGCAATAACTATGGATAGGATTGGACTGAGATTGCAATTGTACTTCTCAGAGGTACCAATACAACATGATCGTAGAATACTAGAACTACGGTACAGAAGTCGATACATCATAGCAAGTGCCCTATTTCAAACGTTTTTTACCACTTTATGCATATATTCCACGTTCTTTGAATACAAAAAGGACCCGAAACTGAATAAGACTGATCTAGAAAATTTTACGACATACTTAAATGCGTGCTCACAAAATTTACAGACAGCTGCAGTTGCTTACACACTATTTGCTCGGGAATTCTATATGATTGCCGATATGGTCACGTCCGTTTCGGCTTCACTCAGTGCTTCTTCCTGCCTTGAAGAAAAGCAGACAGTCACTAAAGAAATTTATCAAATGTACCAATCATCCCTTTGCTCGGGCTTGATGTGCAACTACATACGCTTTGCGACATTTCTTTTTTGCGATGGGCAGTTTCAACGCGCAGCGTATTTTTTGAACAAGGCCGAACGCATGATTACGCTCAACATTCTTCAAATTTCAATTGGTGATCGCCAACCTCATCAGGTATCAGAATGCGTTCCAGCGTATGACATACCACTTTCAGAGACTCTCAAAAATACAGCAGTGTGTTTAGTCTTCTGCAACAGAGAGAGGAACTGCATTCCTTGGTTGTTACAGTTTGAACTTCATAAAAAATCTATAGCGCGATCGAATTCAAATCGAGGATATAAATTTGAATTTTCAGATCTAGCTGTGGTTGATTCGATACCATTTCTGTTCTACCTTCAATATTTAACGTTCAGAGAGCTGCTGAATCGAGACAATCAACTTATGGCTTTAACTAAACTTAAAGACTACCTTAGCTTTGAGAGCAAAGACTTGCCAAGAACAAGTGATTGTGGAGCATCCACTCCGCTCCACGGTTTCATTGAGACCACGCTGGCTATGGTAGGTCATTGTTACGAACTTGAAGAACGGATTGACCGGGCATGGAAAACGTATACATTGTCTCTACGATTAAGTAAGCTCAACAATGCAGCGGTTTGGCACCTTTTCAGACTTGCAGGGGAGCACGTTTATTCCAAAACGAAACTAGGCTAGAGTTACAAGTATGCCAAAACACTACGGTCAGTTTAGATCAACATGCAATCGACGCATATGTTATACAG contains the following coding sequences:
- the LOC127879502 gene encoding uncharacterized protein LOC127879502 — its product is MDDVDKGMRKSFALSAVMADIGVTQEIAALRRGVNWLLEKLISMFLKTSGVDCEIYIFGSQTEGSTTVGMLSDFDFLYCSDSKCVCLTVAEYQANKMNFLVIKDDTSLPQCCSLQLIIESKDGPPMPVPATNVSQDKTHHFKDIAFIVNQKHQVLLSNTFERLNIVNKVSPWMVNISYSGPAVGLFGQDFVYAMHCPKLPDDYASFFHRPRPGHWPKLETIARAKENGVFLVPHGPPKSGNNCAFDELSSTGTMLVKLHSGSIAGLTQWRFTTNNIERCLMFDLNEVQMQAYVVTKIIRKELFVPSVGDRLSTFHFKTALFFTVEQVPPQLWIGYKDIEQCVIYCLTTLKRFLQKRYCPHYTIAGVNLFEDKIRTHEYNSLIKRIDGLIETQLECMNAITMDRIGLRLQLYFSEVPIQHDRRILELRYRSRYIIASALFQTFFTTLCIYSTFFEYKKDPKLNKTDLENFTTYLNACSQNLQTAAVAYTLFAREFYMIADMVTSVSASLSASSCLEEKQTVTKEIYQMYQSSLCSGLMCNYIRFATFLFCDGQFQRAAYFLNKAERMITLNILQISIGDRQPHQVSECVPAYDIPLSETLKNTAVCLVFCNRERNCIPWLLQFELHKKSIARSNSNRGYKFEFSDLAVVDSIPFLFYLQYLTFRELLNRDNQLMALTKLKDYLSFESKDLPRTSDCGASTPLHGFIETTLAMVGHCYELEERIDRAWKTYTLSLRLSKLNNAAVWHLFRLAGEHVYSKTKLG